One Mesotoga sp. Brook.08.105.5.1 genomic region harbors:
- the uvrA gene encoding excinuclease ABC subunit UvrA, protein MDRYIYVRGARVHNLKNVNVAIPKNSLTIITGLSGSGKSSLALDTIYAEGQRRYLESLSTYARQFLGEMKKPDVESIEGLSPAIAIEQKTVSHNPRSTVGTVTEIHDYLRVLYARVGVPHCPSCGREVQKQSLDEIVEGVLKDYGEEDRIAIYAPVANEKKGEFKKELEALRKKGFVRVEIDGETYDLEEELKLDKNKRHTINLVVDRLRVDAENASRLADSIEMALHEGDGFVEVGLVDSEERKVFSENFACPDCGISLPEISPKIFSFNNPFGACPKCHGLGYTMEFSKDLVVDENLTVLKGAVKTMSNNRDSFNLKMIVRVIESLGDDPAKPFKDLREDIKEAILFGTSRDISMKYHSDRLTYELKRPYEGVINNLNRRYQETQSEDMRYWMESNFMVQQGCTQCNGQRLRPEALAVTLGNLNIASLSEMTIQEIYDFMREIRLTDYQREIVGELLREIEKRLKFLVDVGLDYITLSRYAMTLSGGESQRIRLATQIGSGLTGVTYVLDEPTIGLHSRDNDRLIKTLKNLRDLGNTVIVVEHDEEVIRSSDYIVDVGPGAGVHGGEIVYQGTTQALLGNPPDRSLTGKYLNGELSVPRFEVPVNANGKHLTVKHATKNNLKGIDVSFPLGKFITVTGVSGSGKSSLVMDTVYPSLKSVLGGSNSTGEKLAELEGWEEVDNVIVIDQNPIGRTPRSNPATYSGLFDHVRDLFAKTQESRARGYSKGRFSFNVKGGRCEACQGHGLLKIEMQFLPDVYVECDVCKGRRYNKETLEIRYRGKTISDVLNMTVEEASDFFERIPMLNRILSLLNDVGLGYVRLGQPATTLSGGEAQRIKLASELKKKSTGKTFYILDEPTTGLHFDDVAKLVRVLKRLVEMGNTVVVVEHNIDVVKNADHIIDLGPEGGAHGGEIVVCGTPEEVAEYRQSHTGYYLKKQLSQLETF, encoded by the coding sequence ATGGATAGGTATATATATGTTAGAGGCGCCAGGGTACACAATCTGAAGAATGTAAACGTAGCTATCCCCAAGAACTCTTTAACAATCATTACGGGGCTTTCCGGCTCGGGAAAATCCTCGCTGGCTCTTGACACTATCTATGCAGAGGGACAGAGAAGGTATCTTGAATCTCTTTCCACATATGCAAGACAATTTCTTGGGGAGATGAAGAAGCCGGATGTCGAGAGTATCGAAGGCCTTTCTCCGGCTATCGCTATTGAACAGAAGACCGTCAGTCATAACCCCAGATCTACAGTCGGAACGGTTACAGAGATACATGATTATCTCAGGGTGCTTTACGCAAGAGTAGGAGTTCCTCACTGCCCATCGTGCGGGCGCGAGGTTCAGAAGCAAAGTCTCGATGAGATTGTCGAGGGAGTTCTGAAGGATTACGGTGAAGAGGACAGAATAGCCATATATGCTCCCGTAGCAAACGAGAAGAAGGGAGAGTTCAAGAAGGAGCTCGAAGCTCTCAGAAAGAAAGGGTTCGTCAGGGTGGAGATTGACGGTGAGACATATGATCTTGAGGAAGAGTTGAAACTGGACAAGAATAAGAGGCACACGATAAACCTCGTCGTTGATAGACTTAGGGTAGACGCGGAAAACGCCTCAAGACTTGCTGACAGTATTGAAATGGCTCTTCATGAGGGCGATGGCTTTGTGGAAGTAGGCCTGGTTGATTCAGAAGAGAGAAAGGTCTTCAGCGAGAATTTCGCGTGCCCTGACTGCGGTATAAGCTTGCCGGAAATTTCGCCGAAGATCTTTTCGTTCAATAATCCATTCGGTGCCTGTCCAAAGTGTCACGGTTTGGGCTATACGATGGAGTTCTCGAAAGATCTTGTTGTTGATGAAAACCTCACCGTTCTCAAGGGAGCGGTGAAGACGATGTCCAACAACAGGGACAGTTTCAACCTGAAGATGATTGTGAGAGTAATAGAGTCTCTCGGAGACGACCCGGCAAAACCTTTCAAGGATCTACGAGAGGACATCAAGGAAGCCATCCTTTTCGGAACCAGCAGAGACATCTCCATGAAGTATCATTCCGATCGCCTGACATATGAGCTGAAGAGACCGTATGAAGGAGTTATAAACAACCTCAATAGAAGATATCAGGAAACTCAATCTGAAGACATGCGTTACTGGATGGAGAGCAACTTCATGGTACAGCAAGGCTGCACTCAATGTAATGGCCAGCGTTTGAGACCCGAGGCTCTCGCCGTAACTCTAGGAAATCTGAACATTGCCAGTCTATCGGAAATGACAATCCAGGAGATCTACGACTTCATGAGAGAGATCAGATTGACTGATTATCAGCGCGAGATCGTTGGGGAACTCCTCAGAGAGATAGAGAAGCGGCTCAAATTCCTTGTTGATGTGGGGCTTGATTACATCACGCTATCTAGATACGCTATGACGCTTTCCGGCGGCGAATCGCAAAGAATCAGACTCGCGACTCAAATAGGCTCCGGGCTTACCGGCGTAACCTATGTTCTTGATGAGCCGACAATCGGCTTGCACTCTAGAGACAACGACAGGCTTATAAAGACTCTGAAGAATCTCAGAGATCTAGGAAACACTGTTATAGTTGTGGAGCACGATGAAGAAGTCATAAGGAGTTCTGACTATATTGTGGACGTAGGGCCTGGAGCGGGCGTTCATGGGGGAGAGATAGTCTACCAGGGGACCACCCAGGCGTTGCTCGGCAATCCGCCTGATCGTTCTCTCACCGGCAAGTATCTTAATGGCGAGCTTTCCGTTCCCAGATTCGAAGTGCCCGTTAACGCAAACGGAAAGCATCTTACCGTCAAACACGCCACAAAAAACAATCTCAAGGGCATCGATGTTTCATTCCCATTAGGCAAGTTCATAACGGTAACCGGTGTTTCAGGGAGCGGCAAAAGCTCTCTGGTAATGGATACCGTTTATCCATCACTTAAGAGTGTTCTTGGAGGATCGAACTCTACCGGTGAGAAGCTAGCGGAACTAGAGGGATGGGAAGAAGTTGACAATGTCATTGTCATAGATCAGAACCCCATCGGAAGAACTCCAAGATCGAACCCCGCAACTTATTCCGGGCTTTTCGATCATGTTAGGGATCTCTTTGCAAAGACTCAAGAGTCAAGAGCGAGAGGCTACAGCAAGGGACGTTTTTCCTTCAATGTGAAAGGCGGGCGATGCGAAGCCTGTCAGGGCCACGGGTTGTTGAAAATCGAAATGCAATTCCTCCCCGATGTCTATGTCGAGTGCGATGTATGTAAGGGAAGAAGATACAACAAGGAGACATTGGAGATACGCTACAGAGGGAAGACGATATCTGATGTTCTTAACATGACCGTAGAGGAAGCCTCTGATTTCTTCGAGCGAATCCCAATGTTGAACAGAATTCTCTCACTTCTGAATGATGTAGGTCTGGGATATGTACGCCTCGGACAACCGGCCACTACCCTTTCCGGAGGAGAGGCACAGAGGATTAAGCTCGCCTCTGAGTTGAAGAAGAAATCCACCGGCAAGACCTTCTACATCCTTGATGAACCTACTACCGGATTGCACTTCGATGACGTTGCCAAGCTTGTTCGAGTACTGAAGCGACTCGTCGAAATGGGCAATACAGTGGTAGTTGTTGAGCACAACATTGACGTGGTGAAGAATGCAGATCACATAATAGATCTCGGACCTGAAGGCGGGGCGCACGGCGGAGAAATAGTGGTTTGCGGGACGCCAGAAGAGGTTGCGGAATATAGACAGAGTCACACCGGTTACTATCTCAAGAAGCAGCTCTCGCAGCTTGAAACGTTTTGA
- a CDS encoding alpha/beta fold hydrolase, whose protein sequence is MSILESFTLGEKGKRIFGIVECPATGKSFPTVLMFHGFTGEHIVSTFKFPRLSRRLVEKGIATVRFDFRGSGDSEGEFSEMSPLTELRDAEEVYSFVRSREWCSDRLGVVGYSLGGMVGSLFAGRHPEIKALLLWSPVIMNQEFFNRKDYTFESAEDYKDVLGLKLGSIFFDDGRSVDASEELKSYDGDLLIVHGSDDESVPYLPVKKYAFDRGLKLHTVEGANHKYQRIDWIEELFSVSSEFLAKTLL, encoded by the coding sequence TTGTCTATTTTGGAGAGTTTCACACTCGGCGAGAAGGGAAAAAGGATATTCGGAATTGTAGAGTGCCCAGCAACAGGGAAAAGCTTTCCTACGGTCCTTATGTTTCACGGATTTACAGGCGAACACATCGTGTCAACGTTCAAATTCCCTCGATTATCGAGGAGATTGGTCGAGAAGGGGATAGCTACCGTAAGATTCGACTTCAGGGGCTCAGGAGATAGCGAAGGAGAATTCAGCGAGATGTCACCGCTCACAGAGCTGAGGGATGCGGAAGAGGTCTACTCATTCGTCCGGTCACGGGAATGGTGTTCGGACAGACTGGGTGTCGTAGGCTACAGCTTAGGTGGGATGGTCGGCTCACTGTTTGCTGGCAGGCACCCTGAAATAAAAGCCCTTCTTCTCTGGTCTCCCGTCATAATGAACCAGGAGTTCTTCAACCGCAAAGATTACACTTTCGAGTCTGCCGAAGATTATAAGGACGTACTCGGATTGAAACTCGGATCTATCTTCTTCGACGACGGTCGTAGTGTCGACGCTTCGGAAGAATTGAAAAGCTATGACGGAGATCTTCTCATAGTTCACGGATCCGACGATGAATCAGTACCATATCTTCCTGTCAAGAAGTATGCCTTTGACAGAGGATTGAAGCTCCATACGGTTGAGGGAGCGAATCACAAGTATCAGAGAATTGATTGGATAGAAGAACTCTTTTCAGTTTCCTCTGAATTTCTAGCAAAGACACTTTTGTAG
- a CDS encoding CehA/McbA family metallohydrolase: MKKFLVIVFLVAATLIFGQVFFGNIHAHTSYSDGQGTPEEAFEHARNSGVVDIQAITDHDHDLNYKLPDGSWKLDRIIEMAKKYTVEGEFIAISGFEWTLTSRGHITIYNTSEWIDRSTTDLYDIYQWIVDRQATAQFCHPGRNYGDFFDFEYFPEVDLYINTIEVGNGAGSNSNNVIKEEYFERYQRALNRGWHVGASANQDNHQKQWATVNDARTAFIIDELTTDKVYEALKTRNIYATEDRNAYIAFVTEGAKMGDILYDIHKATLRVEYSDLGEPVRRAAVYSNNGVVELDVSGDEWIIELNVDNPLSYNWYFVKIDQIDGNEIVSSPIWFQSSTNKYLLNARTISPKPVKGLPFEIGFDLINSLREDQLISVEVKSGEKTILDKDYEVSSMTCAEITETLETEEAALDFFVDGELAFRINVDFVSFLTHLDTSHENYFVTELKPLTQFFLELGGEVRPVIGELTEKTTFSGQVLILPLPDSDTFMKDFMEISEKQIDFIVDYVENGGLLVIVLAKKEITHSSIESYKLLFEKLPWVVELENGGRSVSGTSTGNLEIENGGGVVILTWDEATGKASIDEGTKGYIEFKLGLR, encoded by the coding sequence ATGAAGAAGTTTCTGGTAATTGTTTTCCTCGTTGCCGCCACACTTATCTTTGGTCAAGTTTTCTTTGGAAACATCCACGCACACACTTCGTATTCTGACGGTCAAGGTACTCCAGAAGAAGCCTTCGAACACGCAAGAAATTCCGGTGTTGTTGACATACAGGCAATAACCGACCATGACCACGATCTAAACTACAAATTGCCAGATGGTTCGTGGAAGCTGGATAGGATTATTGAGATGGCAAAGAAGTACACCGTGGAAGGTGAGTTCATCGCCATATCTGGCTTTGAATGGACGTTGACAAGTCGCGGTCATATAACGATCTACAACACGTCGGAATGGATTGATAGAAGCACTACAGACCTTTACGATATTTATCAGTGGATAGTGGATAGACAGGCAACTGCTCAATTCTGCCACCCTGGAAGGAATTACGGTGATTTCTTCGATTTCGAATACTTTCCCGAAGTTGATCTTTATATAAACACTATTGAAGTAGGAAACGGGGCAGGGTCCAATTCGAACAATGTGATTAAGGAAGAGTATTTCGAGAGATATCAGCGAGCACTGAATCGGGGTTGGCACGTGGGAGCCTCTGCCAATCAAGACAATCATCAAAAGCAGTGGGCTACTGTTAATGACGCAAGAACTGCGTTCATTATTGATGAGTTGACTACGGATAAGGTTTACGAAGCTCTCAAGACAAGAAACATCTACGCCACAGAAGATAGAAACGCCTACATAGCATTCGTCACTGAAGGGGCAAAGATGGGCGACATTCTGTACGACATTCATAAGGCAACTCTGCGTGTTGAGTATAGCGATCTCGGGGAACCTGTAAGAAGGGCCGCAGTATACAGCAACAATGGAGTCGTTGAACTTGACGTTTCCGGTGATGAGTGGATCATAGAACTGAACGTTGATAACCCGCTCTCATACAACTGGTACTTCGTAAAGATCGACCAAATCGATGGGAATGAAATCGTCTCTTCGCCAATTTGGTTTCAAAGCAGCACTAACAAATATCTTCTGAATGCGAGAACAATCAGTCCAAAGCCGGTGAAGGGGCTTCCATTTGAAATCGGCTTCGACCTCATCAACTCTCTTCGAGAGGATCAACTGATTTCCGTTGAAGTGAAGAGCGGAGAGAAGACTATTTTGGATAAGGACTATGAAGTCTCTTCTATGACTTGTGCGGAAATAACTGAGACTCTTGAAACGGAAGAAGCGGCCCTAGACTTCTTCGTTGACGGTGAACTTGCATTCAGAATCAACGTTGATTTCGTAAGCTTCTTAACGCACCTGGATACTTCTCACGAGAACTACTTTGTGACTGAATTGAAGCCTTTGACGCAGTTCTTTCTGGAACTCGGGGGTGAAGTGAGACCGGTAATTGGGGAGTTGACGGAGAAAACTACTTTCAGCGGTCAGGTGCTGATTCTTCCCTTGCCTGATTCAGATACTTTCATGAAGGACTTTATGGAGATCTCAGAGAAACAGATCGATTTCATTGTTGATTACGTGGAAAACGGAGGATTGCTGGTCATTGTCCTTGCAAAAAAGGAGATCACTCACTCATCTATAGAGAGCTACAAGTTGCTTTTCGAGAAACTGCCATGGGTGGTTGAACTTGAAAATGGCGGCAGGTCAGTTTCTGGAACGAGTACAGGAAATCTGGAAATCGAGAACGGCGGCGGAGTCGTAATACTTACTTGGGACGAGGCGACTGGAAAGGCCTCAATAGATGAAGGAACAAAAGGGTACATCGAGTTCAAACTGGGTCTGAGATGA
- a CDS encoding ABC transporter substrate-binding protein — MKRTFLIALLVVAVAAIGFAAPVKVTMWYAQTGIYSQTLLDIAAEFNELHKGEIEVEAVYTGNYQDTMQKLLAAMVAGDVPNLAQIEQARIGQFVDGGAFQDLNYFIERDPEFAATLDDFWPRFIQANTYEQGLLGFPLNCSTPLMYINRDLFRQAGLDPDNPPKTWTEVYAAAKQIKTLGENIFGYRFGIDDWLLEAYIWQFGGQIISEDGREMLIYSPETVAAWNFFQKGVREGIFIFGVSGGNELDLSGRIAMVVRSTGSLGYLIQNAKFDLGATTMPGQVKEVVPIGGANVFMFSARPQAEKDAAWEFLKFLTATENTKRWSLATGYMTSRISAFESPEIQKIMTDDPRFALTYQQLRDSAVRRPWYGPYPEVHAMITSAWEDAMSNPTKDVDAILKNLHKEAQYVLDDYYF, encoded by the coding sequence GTGAAAAGAACATTTCTAATCGCACTTCTAGTAGTAGCCGTTGCTGCGATAGGATTCGCTGCACCGGTGAAGGTAACAATGTGGTATGCCCAGACGGGCATATACTCCCAGACACTCCTGGATATTGCAGCGGAGTTCAATGAACTGCATAAGGGAGAGATTGAGGTTGAGGCCGTTTACACGGGAAATTACCAGGATACCATGCAGAAGCTTCTTGCAGCCATGGTAGCTGGTGACGTTCCAAATCTTGCACAGATTGAGCAGGCAAGGATAGGTCAGTTTGTTGACGGAGGTGCATTCCAGGATCTCAATTACTTCATCGAAAGAGATCCAGAATTTGCTGCAACACTCGACGATTTCTGGCCGAGATTCATCCAGGCAAATACCTATGAACAGGGATTGCTTGGGTTCCCGTTGAACTGCAGCACCCCGTTGATGTACATCAACAGGGATCTCTTCAGACAGGCGGGCCTTGATCCAGACAATCCTCCAAAGACCTGGACCGAAGTCTATGCCGCCGCCAAGCAGATAAAGACGTTGGGCGAAAATATCTTCGGTTACAGATTTGGAATCGATGACTGGCTTCTCGAAGCATACATCTGGCAGTTCGGTGGGCAGATCATCTCGGAAGACGGAAGAGAAATGCTTATTTACTCTCCGGAGACAGTAGCGGCATGGAATTTCTTCCAGAAGGGAGTTAGGGAAGGAATATTCATATTCGGAGTTAGCGGCGGAAATGAATTAGACTTGTCTGGAAGAATCGCGATGGTAGTCCGTTCAACCGGTAGTCTCGGTTATCTTATACAGAACGCAAAGTTCGATCTTGGTGCAACTACGATGCCCGGTCAGGTTAAGGAAGTTGTTCCGATCGGTGGAGCCAATGTCTTTATGTTCTCCGCAAGACCTCAGGCAGAGAAGGATGCAGCTTGGGAGTTCCTGAAATTCCTCACTGCTACTGAGAATACGAAGAGATGGTCACTGGCCACGGGTTACATGACCAGCAGAATCTCTGCCTTCGAGTCTCCGGAGATTCAGAAGATCATGACAGACGATCCAAGATTTGCTCTCACTTATCAACAGCTGAGAGACAGCGCTGTTAGGAGACCTTGGTATGGACCATATCCAGAAGTACATGCAATGATAACTTCTGCCTGGGAAGATGCAATGTCTAACCCGACAAAAGACGTTGATGCAATTCTGAAGAATCTACATAAAGAAGCTCAGTACGTACTCGACGACTACTACTTTTGA
- a CDS encoding carbohydrate ABC transporter permease, with amino-acid sequence MRRKPALPIRLIVYAAIAFVAVIINLPFFWMLVTSFKTEDAAFSIPPSFLPTIFDLRNFVKAFELIPLARYIGNTLFVALTVMFLQLIFNSLAAYGLARIKFRGANIVFMILIGTLMVPPEVTMVPLYVLVKQFGFIDKYLALIVPFMSSAFGIFLLRQFFMGIPRELEEAAIIDGASRMKIFVRIILPLSKPALYTMALYTFLAHWNEYMWPLIVINDAKKQMIQVGISQFVSGWETQWTLRMAASTTAVIPIIVMFFFVQKQFVEGISISGLKE; translated from the coding sequence ATGAGAAGAAAACCTGCCCTGCCGATAAGGCTAATTGTCTACGCAGCGATCGCTTTTGTAGCGGTAATCATCAATCTTCCTTTCTTCTGGATGCTTGTTACCTCGTTCAAAACAGAAGATGCTGCTTTTTCGATTCCGCCAAGCTTTCTGCCGACAATCTTCGACTTGCGGAATTTTGTGAAGGCTTTTGAACTCATTCCACTTGCCAGATATATTGGGAACACGCTCTTTGTAGCTCTTACTGTAATGTTCCTCCAGTTGATCTTTAACTCGCTTGCGGCTTACGGGCTAGCCAGGATAAAGTTCAGAGGAGCCAATATCGTTTTCATGATCTTGATCGGAACTCTAATGGTACCACCTGAAGTTACCATGGTTCCACTTTATGTGTTAGTCAAACAATTCGGTTTCATCGATAAGTACCTGGCGCTCATTGTTCCGTTTATGAGTTCGGCCTTTGGGATATTTCTATTGCGTCAATTCTTCATGGGTATTCCAAGAGAACTTGAAGAGGCAGCAATCATAGATGGAGCAAGCAGAATGAAGATTTTTGTGAGGATTATACTGCCGTTATCCAAGCCGGCTCTCTATACTATGGCTTTATACACATTTCTTGCACACTGGAATGAATATATGTGGCCGTTGATAGTAATTAATGATGCAAAGAAGCAGATGATTCAAGTTGGTATTTCCCAGTTTGTTAGCGGTTGGGAGACTCAGTGGACACTGCGAATGGCGGCCTCCACGACGGCTGTAATTCCGATTATAGTCATGTTCTTCTTTGTTCAAAAGCAATTTGTGGAAGGTATCAGTATTTCGGGGTTGAAAGAGTGA
- a CDS encoding sugar ABC transporter permease, producing MIFIYLPLVWAFYVSFFSWNMIRPMRYVGFQNYERLFSSADFWNSMSVTGIYILGTVIPSVIIGLLLAALLNIEWIKGRGIFRTLFYIPVITSMAAAAVIWGWLYEPNFGLINYFLSFFGIKNIKWLSDPNYSLLALIIVGVWKRIGYNMVLFLAGLQTIPRSYYEAAEIDGATAWSKFRRITLPLLSPTTLFVFIMQFIASFRVFVSVSVMTSGGPAKSTQVITYYLYENAFRYLKFGYASAIAVVMFAMMIILTLLQFRLSKRRVHYQ from the coding sequence GTGATATTCATTTATTTGCCACTTGTGTGGGCTTTCTATGTCTCTTTCTTTAGCTGGAACATGATTAGGCCAATGAGGTATGTAGGATTTCAGAACTATGAAAGACTTTTTTCGTCGGCCGACTTCTGGAACTCCATGAGTGTAACAGGCATCTACATTCTTGGTACGGTCATTCCTTCGGTTATCATTGGGCTCTTACTGGCAGCTCTTCTCAATATTGAATGGATAAAGGGAAGAGGAATCTTCAGGACGCTCTTCTACATTCCGGTTATCACTTCAATGGCCGCTGCTGCAGTAATATGGGGTTGGCTGTATGAGCCGAATTTCGGGTTAATTAACTATTTCCTGTCTTTCTTTGGTATAAAGAACATCAAATGGTTAAGTGATCCGAATTATTCGCTTCTTGCATTGATAATCGTCGGTGTCTGGAAGCGAATAGGTTATAACATGGTTCTCTTCCTCGCCGGGTTGCAGACTATACCAAGAAGCTACTACGAAGCGGCTGAGATAGACGGAGCTACTGCGTGGAGCAAATTCAGGAGGATCACGCTCCCTCTTTTATCGCCGACGACTCTGTTCGTTTTCATTATGCAGTTCATCGCATCGTTCAGGGTGTTCGTCTCCGTTTCTGTTATGACGAGCGGAGGACCGGCGAAGAGCACACAGGTTATTACCTATTATCTGTATGAGAATGCATTCCGTTATCTGAAATTCGGATACGCATCGGCGATTGCTGTTGTTATGTTTGCTATGATGATCATACTCACCCTGTTGCAGTTTAGGCTGAGCAAAAGGAGGGTGCATTATCAATGA
- a CDS encoding histidine kinase N-terminal 7TM domain-containing protein produces the protein MNTYAFLTFLAAGVCFVMAILFSRRRGILEAGILSLLMFSIAWWAFFYAVELLGHDLETMRLLNKISYPGIVCTPVFLFLFSMAILDKREWFTWRRISLLFAVPVAVLVSMWTNEVHWLYYSVSELDLSASFPVQRLVHGPLFWFGISYSYVLLLLSIILIAQQYILSRGPYKGQLKMILLGTFFPVLVNLNYLFGFVDFGYLDMTPIAFTLAGVFMALGVMRYRLFDIRPVAKETVFESLPDGVIITDDRGTVADINPMACSMFGVESESSIGLHFSDAFKGIEPIVSFLGSDLSKSDLEVGEKIVDSRKTTIFSKGGKTRGSVVLLTEITERKRVEDALRQSEERLALAVKGGNVGLWDFRIKEGELSINDRYYQIMGYSTGEPVIAFQKWKELVHPEDLLPSLEEMDKCYSGETDHFEIEYRMLSKSGEWIWVHDRGEAAERDKNGRATRILGTHIDISPTKQIEEALRESQEKYKKLATTDMLTGVMNRYSLDELLKTETDRSKRYGIPLSLLMLDLDNLKTINDNSGHLAGDEALKEMCSFVQSNIRSCDHLGRWGGDEFLVLVTNTDLEGAMKVAEKLRFGLNSLEPKECGKLSISIGVSTLLDGESDYDRLLRRVDKALYESKKNGKNRVTSLI, from the coding sequence ATGAATACTTATGCTTTTTTGACGTTTCTTGCAGCGGGTGTATGCTTTGTAATGGCTATACTGTTTTCAAGGCGGAGAGGGATTCTTGAAGCCGGGATTCTAAGCCTCTTGATGTTCTCGATTGCATGGTGGGCATTCTTTTATGCAGTTGAATTGCTCGGGCATGACCTGGAAACAATGAGGCTTCTCAACAAGATCTCATATCCTGGAATAGTATGCACGCCGGTTTTTCTCTTTCTTTTCTCGATGGCAATTCTCGACAAAAGAGAGTGGTTCACCTGGAGAAGGATCTCTTTGCTCTTTGCTGTCCCGGTGGCGGTGCTTGTATCGATGTGGACGAATGAGGTTCACTGGCTCTATTATTCAGTCAGCGAACTGGATCTCAGTGCATCCTTTCCAGTACAGAGACTTGTCCATGGTCCGCTTTTCTGGTTCGGAATCTCTTACAGTTATGTACTGCTTCTTTTGAGCATAATCTTAATTGCTCAGCAATATATTCTTTCGAGAGGGCCTTATAAGGGTCAGCTGAAGATGATTCTGCTTGGGACTTTTTTCCCGGTACTCGTGAATCTAAATTACCTCTTTGGATTTGTCGATTTCGGATATCTCGACATGACTCCGATTGCCTTCACTCTTGCCGGGGTGTTTATGGCGCTAGGTGTTATGAGGTACAGGTTATTTGACATACGACCCGTTGCCAAAGAGACGGTTTTCGAAAGTCTGCCTGACGGTGTGATTATTACTGACGATAGAGGAACAGTCGCCGATATAAATCCTATGGCCTGTTCGATGTTTGGTGTGGAAAGTGAAAGCTCCATCGGACTACATTTCAGTGACGCTTTCAAAGGTATCGAGCCTATTGTGAGCTTTCTTGGTTCCGATCTATCGAAGTCCGATCTAGAGGTGGGAGAGAAGATAGTAGATTCCAGAAAGACGACAATCTTCAGCAAAGGTGGAAAGACAAGAGGTAGCGTCGTTTTGTTGACCGAAATAACGGAGAGGAAGAGAGTCGAAGATGCGTTGCGCCAGAGTGAGGAGAGGCTTGCGCTTGCTGTGAAAGGTGGGAATGTTGGTCTCTGGGACTTCAGAATCAAAGAAGGAGAGCTATCCATAAACGATAGGTACTATCAGATTATGGGTTATTCTACGGGCGAACCGGTTATTGCTTTCCAGAAGTGGAAGGAGCTTGTTCATCCTGAAGATCTTCTGCCTTCACTTGAGGAGATGGACAAATGCTATAGTGGAGAGACAGATCATTTCGAAATAGAATACAGGATGCTTTCAAAGAGTGGTGAGTGGATCTGGGTTCACGATAGGGGAGAAGCTGCAGAGAGAGACAAGAACGGAAGGGCCACCCGTATTCTTGGAACTCACATTGATATTTCTCCCACTAAACAGATTGAAGAGGCTCTCCGCGAGAGCCAGGAGAAGTACAAGAAACTTGCAACTACTGATATGCTTACCGGTGTCATGAATAGATACTCACTCGATGAGCTGTTGAAGACTGAAACGGATCGATCTAAGAGATATGGAATTCCGCTTTCTTTGCTTATGCTTGATCTCGATAATCTCAAGACTATTAACGATAACTCCGGTCACCTGGCCGGCGACGAAGCTCTAAAGGAGATGTGTTCTTTCGTTCAGTCAAATATCAGGAGTTGCGACCATCTGGGAAGATGGGGAGGCGACGAGTTTCTGGTATTGGTTACAAATACGGATCTAGAGGGTGCGATGAAAGTGGCGGAGAAACTACGCTTTGGCCTCAATTCCCTTGAACCGAAAGAATGCGGGAAATTGAGCATAAGCATTGGAGTTTCCACGCTTCTTGATGGCGAGAGCGATTACGACAGATTACTTCGAAGGGTGGATAAGGCCCTTTACGAGTCAAAGAAGAACGGCAAGAACAGAGTTACCTCGCTCATCTAG